A stretch of the Archangium violaceum genome encodes the following:
- a CDS encoding branched-chain amino acid aminotransferase, which produces MLPIEVQRAATLKPKPSPEGLGFGKYFADHMFRMDYSPERGWHQARILPHAPLGLDPAAAVLHYAQAVFDGSKVFRGKDGQLRAFRIDDHCKRLAASADRLAMAAVPPEVAREAIEALVKLEADWVPNAPGTSLYVRPVVIASEPFLGVRPADKYIFFVILSPVGSYFAGGAETVRIWVEQEHTRAAPGGLGGAKAAANYAAGLKASVEAKKRGYAQVLWLDALEHQYIEEVGTMNLFVRIGDEIITPPLDGTFLPGITRESVLTLLRDWGMKVSERKLAISELREAHKKGELREVFGTGTAAVISPVGGLGFQDGELRIGDGKVGEVSQRLYDTVTGIQNGTLPDRHGWMSIIK; this is translated from the coding sequence ATGTTGCCCATCGAGGTCCAGCGCGCCGCCACCCTGAAGCCCAAGCCGTCCCCCGAGGGACTCGGTTTCGGCAAGTACTTCGCCGACCACATGTTCCGGATGGACTACTCGCCGGAGCGGGGTTGGCATCAGGCGCGGATCCTTCCACATGCGCCGCTGGGGTTGGACCCGGCCGCGGCGGTGCTGCACTACGCGCAGGCGGTGTTCGACGGCTCGAAGGTGTTCCGCGGCAAGGACGGGCAGCTGCGCGCCTTCCGCATCGACGACCACTGCAAGCGTCTGGCGGCGAGCGCCGACCGGCTGGCCATGGCGGCGGTGCCGCCCGAGGTGGCGCGCGAGGCGATCGAAGCGCTGGTGAAGCTGGAGGCGGACTGGGTGCCCAACGCCCCGGGCACGTCGCTGTACGTGCGGCCGGTGGTGATCGCCTCGGAGCCGTTCCTCGGGGTGCGCCCGGCGGACAAGTACATCTTCTTCGTCATCCTCAGCCCGGTGGGCAGCTACTTCGCGGGCGGTGCGGAGACGGTGCGCATCTGGGTGGAGCAGGAGCACACGCGCGCGGCGCCCGGCGGACTGGGTGGCGCGAAGGCGGCGGCCAACTACGCGGCGGGCCTGAAGGCCTCGGTGGAGGCCAAGAAGCGCGGCTACGCGCAGGTGCTGTGGCTGGACGCGCTCGAGCACCAGTACATCGAGGAGGTGGGCACGATGAACCTCTTCGTGCGCATCGGGGACGAAATCATCACCCCGCCCCTGGACGGCACCTTCCTGCCGGGCATTACCCGCGAGAGCGTGCTCACGCTGCTGCGCGACTGGGGCATGAAGGTGAGCGAGCGCAAGCTGGCCATCAGCGAGCTGCGCGAGGCGCACAAGAAGGGCGAGCTGCGCGAGGTGTTCGGCACGGGCACCGCGGCGGTGATTTCGCCGGTGGGCGGGCTGGGCTTCCAGGACGGCGAGCTGCGCATCGGCGACGGCAAGGTGGGCGAGGTCTCCCAGCGCCTCTACGACACCGTCACCGGAATCCAGAACGGGACGCTGCCGGACCGCCACGGCTGGATGTCCATCATCAAGTAG
- a CDS encoding PLP-dependent aminotransferase family protein, protein MTSWMPELRGRSGPLYRAIADALAEDIDAGRLAPGTRLPTHRELAERVGVTVGTVTRAYAEAEKRGLVSGEVGRGTFVRDRDAPAHMPTPVELAHDDSPVELGINAPATPEGDPASQALRRSLEELGRTSKLPELLAYQPAAGTTAHRAAGAAWASRFGLRARPEQVVVCAGGQHAMEVALAALTRPGDTLATEALTYPGIKVLARRFQLRLQGVAMDAEGLVPEAFEAACRNGTVRILYTQPTCHNPTGAVMPEERRRKVAEVARRHGVMVLEDDSYGLLAEARPPPLSTFLPEASYFIAGVSKLLTPGLRIGYLVAPARARGERLAEEVGLASLMTTPLMAEVLARWVEDGTADELVVRQRQEVADRLDLTRAMLGRGVQRGVPVPLYHLWLGLPEGRRSEEFVAQARRNGVSVTSADLFTTGPGPVPAAVRVCIGAPRTRVQLERGLRRLREVLDAGPEPMAAIV, encoded by the coding sequence ATGACAAGTTGGATGCCGGAGCTCCGGGGACGCAGCGGGCCGCTCTATCGAGCCATCGCGGACGCGCTCGCCGAGGACATTGACGCGGGGCGTCTGGCCCCCGGCACCCGGCTGCCCACGCACCGGGAGTTGGCGGAGCGGGTGGGCGTCACGGTGGGGACGGTGACGCGCGCGTACGCCGAGGCCGAGAAGCGGGGACTGGTGAGCGGAGAGGTGGGCCGCGGCACCTTCGTGAGGGACCGCGACGCGCCCGCGCACATGCCCACGCCGGTGGAGTTGGCTCACGACGACTCTCCGGTGGAGCTGGGCATCAATGCTCCGGCGACGCCCGAGGGGGATCCGGCGAGCCAGGCGCTCCGCCGTTCGCTCGAGGAGCTGGGCCGGACGTCGAAGCTGCCGGAGTTGCTCGCGTACCAGCCCGCGGCGGGCACCACGGCGCACCGGGCGGCGGGAGCGGCGTGGGCGTCGCGCTTCGGGCTGCGGGCGCGGCCGGAGCAGGTGGTGGTGTGCGCGGGCGGGCAGCACGCCATGGAGGTGGCGCTGGCGGCGCTCACGCGGCCCGGGGACACGCTCGCCACCGAGGCGCTCACCTATCCGGGTATCAAGGTGCTGGCGCGACGCTTCCAGCTGCGGCTGCAGGGCGTGGCCATGGACGCGGAGGGGCTGGTGCCCGAGGCGTTCGAGGCGGCGTGCCGCAATGGCACGGTGCGCATCCTCTATACCCAGCCCACGTGCCACAACCCCACGGGGGCGGTGATGCCGGAGGAGCGGCGCCGCAAGGTGGCCGAGGTGGCGCGCCGCCACGGGGTGATGGTGCTGGAGGACGACTCGTACGGGTTGCTGGCGGAGGCGAGGCCCCCGCCGCTCTCCACGTTCCTGCCCGAGGCGAGCTACTTCATCGCCGGGGTGTCGAAGCTGCTCACGCCGGGGCTGCGCATCGGGTACCTGGTGGCGCCGGCTCGGGCGAGGGGCGAGCGCCTGGCGGAGGAGGTGGGGCTGGCCTCGCTGATGACGACGCCGCTCATGGCGGAGGTGCTGGCGCGCTGGGTGGAGGACGGCACGGCGGACGAGCTGGTGGTGCGCCAGCGGCAGGAGGTGGCGGACCGGTTGGACCTGACGCGCGCGATGCTCGGGCGTGGGGTGCAGCGGGGCGTGCCGGTGCCGCTCTATCACCTGTGGCTCGGGCTGCCGGAGGGGCGGCGGAGCGAGGAGTTCGTGGCCCAGGCGCGGCGCAACGGGGTGTCGGTGACGTCGGCGGACCTGTTCACCACGGGGCCGGGGCCGGTGCCGGCGGCGGTGCGGGTGTGCATCGGAGCGCCCCGCACGCGCGTGCAGCTGGAGCGCGGCCTGCGGCGGCTGCGCGAGGTGCTCGACGCGGGGCCCGAGCCCATGGCCGCCATCGTCTGA
- a CDS encoding Uma2 family endonuclease: MGNGKKPATYEDIEALPVGWVGEILEDELWASPRPAVGHAHATSVLSARLVNLFSLGEGGPGGWWILYEPELHLGRDILVPDLAGWRRERMSRPPSPGEPFVTFAPDWVCEVLSPSTVVVDRSRKLPIYHREGVAHAWLIDPLARTLEVFRRESSGWLLTATHEGDAQVRAEPFDAVSLGLGALWLARVGG; the protein is encoded by the coding sequence ATGGGGAATGGGAAGAAGCCGGCGACCTACGAGGACATCGAGGCCCTGCCGGTCGGGTGGGTGGGGGAGATTCTGGAGGACGAGCTGTGGGCCTCTCCGAGGCCGGCGGTGGGGCATGCCCATGCCACCTCCGTGTTGAGCGCCAGGCTGGTCAATCTCTTCTCGCTCGGGGAGGGAGGGCCCGGTGGGTGGTGGATCCTCTACGAGCCGGAGCTGCATCTGGGCCGGGACATCCTCGTGCCGGACCTGGCCGGGTGGCGCCGTGAGCGCATGTCCAGGCCTCCTTCCCCCGGGGAGCCCTTCGTGACGTTCGCTCCGGACTGGGTGTGCGAGGTGCTCTCGCCCTCCACGGTCGTCGTCGACCGGAGCCGCAAGCTGCCCATCTACCATCGCGAGGGCGTGGCGCACGCGTGGCTCATCGATCCGCTCGCGCGCACCCTGGAGGTCTTCCGGCGCGAGTCTTCCGGCTGGCTGCTCACCGCGACGCACGAGGGAGACGCGCAGGTGCGCGCCGAGCCCTTCGACGCGGTGTCGCTCGGGCTGGGCGCGCTGTGGCTGGCGCGTGTCGGCGGGTGA
- a CDS encoding tetratricopeptide repeat protein, producing the protein MRALYPLAPELEVHTEAQQLAEVKPGSTLVLVPRAEDADWLNLNRPLFASHALRVVLFCTREVSVALSRQAVDFLDWISLRLECPAGPAPYAVAGLRLALAARVPGITWTGGDLEASFAAARPRRVLRRVSAARPYEELVTEAKAGKREEWLAWTEVDGDFRLRRVRWALAEAGRRTRTLLIEPAVPSPGWWEVHGQVTEPGEARERLKQTGAAFPGRLAALVNLEPEAIQLLGGLMEQGLGERTLEEEILKEADPGATVGRLAIAHGLVTEKELIRGRAPPPAMRAFAAERERMRSLRDEELDTLEKQLSQEAQVEREDAEWWSAWAKALPFEGQLSILETRGEFVEALLRHTRRTGMRWGQSVSAAISAGALDVADVWSRHAVDADPSNWALLVRVLVEQGRPAEAESLLRGQLTTSKLIPDSTRAWILHELGYVLHQQGHYTEAEKFLRQSIALEEQSLATREAGYRTSLEILAMVLERQGRYAEAEETLRKSLTLEEQMLGAQHPRYGASLHNLATLLGKEGRYAEAEELLRRSLAIGEQSLGTRHPDYSASLHELALVIEQQGRYTEAEELLRRSLVLNEQVLGKQHPHYGASLHALAIVLERQSRYAEAEELLRQSIDITKQSLGPLHPSHGASLHELAGVLERQGQYIEAEALLRQSLAIIEKSLGPQHPDHAVARHELAAVLERQGRYAEAEHLLRQSVAIIEQTLGPQHPDYGASLHTLALSLQHQDRNSEAEILLRQSITIKEQTLGPQHPDYGISLSALAGVLASQGRHAEAENLLRQTLALKEQTLGPRHPQLCPTLARLGFCLAAQGHPGEGEPLLRRALDIARETWGMHHPETAQILNLLARLQSALKKPEAITTARQAMDSLLGALGAEHPITQAALPGLRLILAGQE; encoded by the coding sequence GTGCGGGCGCTGTACCCCCTCGCCCCGGAGCTGGAGGTCCACACCGAGGCCCAACAACTGGCGGAGGTCAAACCCGGCTCGACGCTCGTCCTCGTACCGCGCGCGGAGGATGCGGACTGGCTGAACCTCAACCGGCCGCTCTTCGCCTCGCATGCACTGCGCGTCGTCTTGTTCTGCACGCGCGAGGTATCCGTGGCGCTGTCGCGCCAGGCGGTGGACTTCCTCGATTGGATTTCGCTCCGGCTGGAGTGCCCCGCGGGACCCGCCCCCTATGCAGTGGCTGGCCTCCGCCTGGCCCTGGCGGCCCGAGTGCCTGGCATCACCTGGACGGGGGGCGACCTGGAGGCGAGTTTCGCTGCGGCGAGGCCGCGCCGGGTGCTTCGGCGAGTCAGCGCGGCCAGACCCTATGAAGAGCTCGTCACAGAGGCAAAAGCAGGCAAGCGGGAGGAGTGGCTCGCCTGGACGGAGGTGGATGGAGATTTCCGGCTGCGACGGGTGCGCTGGGCACTGGCGGAGGCCGGGCGGCGGACGCGGACCCTCCTGATCGAGCCGGCCGTGCCTTCTCCAGGATGGTGGGAAGTGCATGGACAGGTGACCGAACCAGGAGAAGCACGCGAGCGGTTGAAGCAAACCGGAGCAGCGTTTCCGGGTCGGCTCGCGGCACTGGTGAACCTGGAACCTGAAGCCATCCAGTTACTGGGTGGGCTCATGGAACAAGGCCTGGGTGAGCGCACCTTGGAAGAGGAGATTCTCAAGGAAGCGGATCCGGGAGCGACCGTTGGACGGTTGGCCATCGCGCATGGGCTGGTGACAGAGAAGGAGCTGATACGCGGAAGGGCACCTCCTCCCGCCATGCGCGCATTCGCTGCAGAGCGAGAGCGAATGCGGTCGCTGCGTGACGAAGAACTGGACACCCTCGAGAAACAGCTGAGCCAGGAAGCGCAGGTCGAGAGGGAAGACGCGGAATGGTGGTCCGCGTGGGCCAAGGCACTCCCTTTTGAGGGGCAACTCAGCATATTGGAGACACGAGGAGAGTTCGTGGAAGCGCTGCTTCGGCATACACGTCGGACAGGTATGCGCTGGGGGCAGTCGGTATCCGCAGCCATTTCCGCGGGAGCTCTGGATGTAGCCGATGTCTGGTCCAGGCATGCGGTGGATGCCGATCCCTCGAATTGGGCTCTCCTCGTCAGGGTGCTTGTCGAGCAAGGGCGACCTGCCGAAGCGGAATCGCTTCTCAGAGGACAGCTCACGACGAGCAAGCTGATACCCGATTCGACTCGCGCGTGGATTCTTCACGAGTTGGGATACGTGCTCCACCAACAGGGTCATTACACCGAGGCAGAGAAGTTCCTACGCCAATCCATTGCGCTCGAGGAACAGTCGCTCGCCACACGGGAAGCGGGCTACAGGACATCACTTGAGATCCTGGCCATGGTGCTCGAAAGGCAGGGCCGCTACGCAGAGGCGGAAGAGACACTACGCAAGTCTCTTACCCTTGAGGAGCAGATGCTCGGCGCCCAACACCCCCGTTACGGAGCGTCTCTTCATAACCTTGCGACACTGCTCGGCAAGGAAGGCCGCTACGCAGAGGCGGAAGAGCTACTGCGCAGGTCCCTCGCCATCGGCGAGCAGTCGCTCGGTACTCGTCATCCCGACTATAGCGCTTCACTTCACGAGCTAGCTTTAGTGATTGAACAGCAGGGTCGATATACAGAGGCGGAGGAGCTACTGCGCAGGTCTCTTGTTCTCAACGAGCAAGTGCTTGGCAAGCAACACCCGCACTATGGCGCATCCCTCCATGCTCTAGCCATCGTGCTTGAAAGACAGAGCCGTTATGCCGAGGCGGAGGAACTGTTACGTCAGTCTATTGACATCACAAAGCAATCTCTCGGCCCTCTGCACCCCTCCCACGGCGCTTCGCTTCATGAACTGGCCGGAGTGCTCGAAAGGCAAGGCCAGTACATCGAAGCAGAGGCTCTGCTGCGCCAGTCTCTTGCCATCATCGAGAAGTCTCTCGGCCCACAACACCCTGACCATGCTGTTGCGCGCCACGAACTCGCTGCGGTTCTAGAAAGACAGGGCCGCTACGCTGAGGCAGAACACCTGTTGCGACAATCGGTCGCAATCATCGAGCAGACACTCGGTCCGCAGCACCCTGACTATGGTGCTTCGCTTCATACCTTGGCGCTGTCGCTCCAACACCAGGACCGCAACTCCGAGGCGGAAATCCTGCTGCGCCAGTCCATCACCATCAAGGAGCAGACACTCGGCCCGCAGCACCCTGATTATGGCATATCGCTGAGCGCACTTGCTGGGGTGCTCGCAAGCCAGGGTCGCCATGCCGAGGCGGAGAACCTGCTGCGCCAGACCCTTGCTCTCAAGGAGCAGACACTCGGTCCTCGCCATCCCCAACTCTGTCCCACACTGGCGAGGCTCGGCTTTTGTCTAGCTGCACAAGGGCACCCAGGCGAAGGAGAACCGCTCCTGCGCAGAGCCCTCGACATTGCCCGCGAAACCTGGGGAATGCATCATCCCGAAACAGCACAAATCCTCAACCTGCTGGCGCGGCTCCAGTCCGCACTGAAGAAGCCTGAAGCCATCACGACAGCCCGGCAGGCCATGGACTCACTGCTCGGCGCATTGGGAGCGGAGCATCCCATCACCCAAGCAGCGCTCCCGGGATTACGCCTTATCCTCGCAGGGCAGGAGTGA
- a CDS encoding heme-dependent oxidative N-demethylase family protein, which translates to MLPYFPFEQDRFAMTLGVRALRPDEPLIEVDEPHYREELALKESLLAAHHRARFQAEPGTEPHQWETVTELLPLLARQHPRHFTLEVEGEQWRWRNLLLGTETVFTPGRTDSLPRAPLDWLGRQVQEDLLLMDGTREGLPMIAGLLCFPSGWCLEDKMGRSLLDIHAPVPNFGTKLGASTVRLMEGLKPGRPVTRVNWALSVTHRLDLEPWTKPEWRHLFEGITAHNAGERCFLRLERQTLSLLPRTGAILFTIHTYRAPVATEVVDPARRRRLANVLRTVPPDTSAYKGITPLLEPLVAWLEADAP; encoded by the coding sequence ATGTTGCCCTACTTCCCCTTCGAGCAGGACCGCTTCGCGATGACGCTGGGCGTGCGCGCGCTGCGGCCCGACGAGCCCCTCATCGAGGTGGACGAGCCGCACTACCGCGAGGAGCTCGCACTCAAGGAGTCCCTGCTCGCCGCCCATCACCGCGCCCGCTTCCAGGCCGAGCCCGGCACGGAGCCGCACCAGTGGGAGACGGTGACGGAGCTGCTCCCCCTCCTGGCGCGCCAGCACCCCCGGCACTTCACCCTGGAGGTGGAGGGCGAGCAGTGGCGCTGGCGCAACCTGCTGCTCGGCACGGAGACGGTCTTCACGCCAGGCAGGACGGATAGCCTGCCGCGGGCCCCGCTCGACTGGCTGGGCCGGCAGGTGCAGGAGGACCTGCTGTTGATGGACGGCACGCGCGAGGGCCTGCCGATGATTGCCGGGCTCCTGTGCTTCCCTTCCGGCTGGTGCCTCGAGGACAAGATGGGGCGCTCGCTGCTCGACATCCACGCGCCGGTGCCGAACTTCGGCACGAAGCTGGGGGCCTCCACCGTGCGCCTCATGGAGGGGCTCAAACCCGGGCGCCCCGTCACCCGCGTCAACTGGGCCCTCTCCGTCACCCACCGGTTGGACCTCGAGCCCTGGACGAAGCCCGAGTGGCGCCACCTGTTCGAGGGCATCACCGCGCACAACGCGGGGGAGCGGTGCTTCCTGCGGCTGGAGCGGCAGACGCTCTCGCTGTTGCCACGCACGGGCGCCATCCTCTTCACCATCCACACCTACCGAGCCCCGGTGGCCACCGAGGTGGTGGACCCCGCGCGCCGGCGCCGCCTCGCCAACGTGCTGCGCACGGTGCCCCCGGACACGAGCGCCTACAAGGGAATCACCCCGCTCCTCGAGCCGCTCGTGGCCTGGCTGGAAGCAGACGCGCCCTGA
- a CDS encoding thiamine pyrophosphate-binding protein: MSGTVSDYLLYRLGQWGVRRLYGYPGDGINGILGALGRNSEFQFIQARHEEMAAFMACAHAKFTGEPGVCLATSGPGAIHLLNGLYDAKLDHQPVVAIVGQQKSMGLGGHYQQEVDLPVLFKDVASEYTVMVSHPSAIRHAVDRALRIARAERTVTCIIIPNDVQESPYQRPPQVHGSIHSSVGYSEPRVVPKEQDLRRAAQVLNEGKKVAMLVGAGALNAADEIIEVADLLGAGVAKALLGKEQRVLEGDPKYPASQDLPDFPYARYAESLGLRGIRVDRPEQIVRAWDEALSANKPVVLEAYVDPDVPPLPPHISLEQAKHFAEAIFKGDEKSAGVIKQSIKGMVEQLKPHKS; the protein is encoded by the coding sequence ATGAGCGGAACCGTCAGTGATTACCTGCTCTACCGTCTCGGCCAATGGGGTGTCCGGCGTCTCTATGGATACCCGGGGGACGGCATCAACGGCATCCTCGGCGCGCTCGGGCGCAACTCCGAGTTCCAGTTCATCCAGGCACGCCACGAGGAGATGGCGGCCTTCATGGCCTGTGCCCACGCGAAGTTCACCGGCGAGCCGGGCGTGTGTCTGGCCACCTCGGGCCCGGGCGCCATCCACCTGCTCAATGGCCTCTACGACGCGAAGCTGGACCACCAGCCCGTGGTGGCCATCGTGGGCCAGCAGAAGAGCATGGGGCTGGGCGGCCACTATCAGCAGGAGGTGGACCTGCCGGTGCTCTTCAAGGACGTGGCGAGCGAGTACACCGTCATGGTCTCCCACCCCTCGGCCATCCGCCACGCGGTGGACCGGGCCCTGCGCATCGCCCGGGCCGAGCGCACGGTGACGTGCATCATCATCCCCAACGACGTACAGGAGTCGCCCTACCAGCGGCCTCCGCAGGTGCACGGCTCCATCCACTCCAGCGTGGGCTACAGCGAGCCGCGCGTGGTGCCGAAGGAGCAGGACCTGCGGCGCGCCGCGCAGGTGCTCAACGAGGGCAAGAAGGTGGCGATGCTGGTGGGCGCCGGAGCCCTGAACGCGGCGGACGAAATCATCGAGGTGGCGGACCTGCTGGGCGCGGGCGTGGCCAAGGCGCTGCTCGGCAAGGAGCAGCGCGTGCTGGAGGGAGACCCGAAGTACCCGGCGTCGCAGGACCTGCCGGACTTCCCCTACGCGCGTTACGCCGAGTCGCTCGGCCTGCGTGGCATCCGCGTGGACAGGCCGGAGCAGATTGTCCGCGCCTGGGACGAGGCGCTGAGCGCGAACAAGCCGGTGGTGCTCGAGGCGTACGTGGACCCGGACGTGCCGCCGCTGCCGCCGCACATCTCCCTGGAGCAGGCGAAACACTTCGCCGAGGCCATCTTCAAGGGAGACGAGAAGTCGGCCGGCGTCATCAAGCAGTCCATCAAGGGCATGGTGGAGCAGCTCAAGCCGCACAAGAGCTAG
- a CDS encoding zinc-dependent alcohol dehydrogenase, with protein MQAMVYEGPYRVRVGTKPDPVIQHPNDAIIRVTRSAICGSDLHLLHGLVTDTRVGCTFGHEFAGVVEEVGPSVRSLKPGDRVVVPFNISCGSCFYCKRGLFANCESTNPSSDLASGVYGYSHTTGGYEGGQAQYVRVPFADVGPMKIPDDMDEEEVLFLSDILPTGYQGAEMGNIQPGDTVVVFGAGPVGLFAMKSAWLLGAGRVIAVDHVAYRLDFARRYAQVETLNFKQTDVIPALKEMTEGRGPDVCIDAVGMEAEGSTLHSVLGVKLKMEAGSPTAINWCIQAARKGGTISIIGVYGPPWNLVAIGTAMNKGLTFRMNQCNVKRYMPHLLEHIREGRIDAKGLITHRFPLAEISRAYELFEKKQDGCIKCVLLPHGHA; from the coding sequence ATGCAAGCCATGGTGTACGAGGGGCCCTACCGCGTGCGCGTGGGGACGAAGCCGGACCCGGTCATCCAGCATCCCAACGATGCGATCATCCGGGTGACGCGCTCGGCCATCTGCGGTTCGGATCTGCACCTGTTGCACGGGCTGGTGACGGACACGCGGGTGGGCTGCACGTTCGGCCACGAGTTCGCGGGCGTGGTGGAGGAGGTGGGCCCCTCGGTGCGCTCGCTGAAGCCGGGGGACCGGGTGGTGGTGCCGTTCAACATCTCGTGCGGCAGTTGCTTCTATTGCAAGCGCGGGCTGTTCGCGAACTGTGAGAGCACCAACCCGAGCAGCGACCTGGCCTCGGGCGTGTATGGGTATTCGCACACCACGGGCGGCTACGAGGGCGGACAGGCGCAGTACGTGCGCGTGCCCTTCGCCGACGTGGGGCCGATGAAGATTCCCGACGACATGGACGAGGAGGAGGTGCTCTTCCTGAGCGACATCCTGCCCACGGGCTACCAGGGGGCGGAGATGGGCAACATCCAGCCCGGGGACACGGTGGTGGTGTTCGGCGCGGGTCCGGTGGGGCTGTTCGCGATGAAGTCGGCGTGGCTGCTGGGGGCGGGGCGCGTCATCGCGGTGGACCACGTGGCGTACCGGCTGGACTTCGCGCGGAGGTACGCGCAGGTGGAGACGCTCAACTTCAAGCAGACGGACGTCATCCCCGCCCTGAAGGAGATGACGGAGGGGCGCGGGCCGGACGTGTGCATCGACGCGGTGGGCATGGAGGCCGAGGGCTCGACGCTGCACAGCGTGCTGGGAGTGAAGCTGAAGATGGAGGCGGGCTCGCCCACGGCCATCAACTGGTGCATCCAGGCGGCGCGCAAGGGAGGCACCATCTCCATCATCGGCGTGTACGGGCCGCCGTGGAACCTGGTGGCCATCGGCACGGCGATGAACAAGGGCCTGACGTTCCGGATGAACCAGTGCAACGTGAAGCGCTACATGCCGCACCTGCTGGAGCACATCCGCGAGGGGCGCATCGACGCCAAGGGCCTCATCACGCACCGCTTCCCGCTGGCGGAGATTTCGCGGGCGTACGAGCTCTTCGAGAAGAAGCAGGATGGGTGCATCAAGTGCGTGCTGCTGCCGCACGGGCATGCGTGA
- a CDS encoding CHAP domain-containing protein has translation MMLRKLLLPLMLAVLGSAPAVAAPRESVKPVAKAKKASGGTKVQRSRGSTAAVKATSSKKKRPAVRLTRGRRVARRAGSLVGTSLASQRVPDDCSGLARAAYKSVGIELLSQGSLPGENAVSAIHRRAQRSGALHRGTPKPGDLIFFRETYDRNRDGVRNDGLTHVGVIESVERDGTVVFVHRGGSGVRRARMNLRIPSKHAQGGRVLNDYIRRAEGGQRARLTSELFSGYASAARL, from the coding sequence ATGATGCTTCGCAAGCTCCTGCTCCCCTTGATGCTCGCGGTGCTCGGCTCGGCTCCGGCCGTTGCCGCACCGCGTGAATCGGTGAAGCCCGTGGCGAAGGCGAAGAAGGCCTCGGGCGGCACCAAGGTCCAACGTTCACGCGGCTCCACGGCCGCCGTGAAGGCCACGTCCTCGAAGAAGAAGCGGCCCGCCGTCCGGCTCACCCGTGGACGGCGCGTGGCCCGCCGCGCGGGCTCCCTCGTGGGCACCTCGCTGGCCTCGCAGCGCGTCCCCGACGATTGCTCCGGGCTGGCGCGCGCGGCCTACAAGTCCGTGGGCATCGAGTTGCTGTCGCAGGGCTCGCTGCCAGGGGAGAACGCGGTGAGCGCCATCCACCGGCGCGCACAGCGCTCGGGTGCGCTCCACCGCGGCACGCCGAAGCCCGGCGATCTCATCTTCTTCCGCGAGACGTACGACCGCAACCGGGATGGCGTGCGCAACGACGGGCTGACGCACGTGGGCGTCATCGAGTCGGTGGAGCGCGACGGCACCGTCGTCTTCGTGCACCGCGGGGGCAGTGGCGTGAGGCGCGCGCGGATGAACCTGCGCATCCCCTCGAAGCACGCCCAGGGCGGGCGCGTCCTCAACGACTACATCCGCCGGGCCGAGGGGGGGCAGCGCGCGCGCCTCACCAGCGAGCTCTTCAGCGGCTATGCCTCGGCCGCCCGCCTGTAG